One window from the genome of Pyrobaculum ferrireducens encodes:
- the ilvA gene encoding threonine ammonia-lyase, translating to MILLEEATTVIKEKQREGKIHRTPTLRSESLSRVTGGEVFLKLEALQKTGSFKIRGAYFAMHKYIREGYREFITASSGNHAQGVAYAAQLHGVRATVVMPETTPWLKVKKTQDYGATVILHGESYYEAEMKAIELVGGGAKFLHAYNDWYVISGQSTLGVEILEDLESVDVVVVPVGGGGLISGVAYAVKKRRPGVRVVGVQASGAPAVYLSLKEGGLVTIDRVDTIADGIAVKRPGDITLKLIQEYVDDIVLVDDNEIVDAIYLLLERTRVVAEGAGAAAVAALMSGKVDVRGKRAAAVVSGGNIDAPILMRVLMKALARQRRVVRLVGEVPDRPGTLAKASSLLASHNVNILEVYHERYDPEQRPNYVRLIFVVEIPGTLDMSKLLDELERSGFYFKLAPH from the coding sequence ATGATTCTGCTTGAAGAGGCCACCACGGTCATAAAAGAGAAGCAGAGGGAGGGTAAGATACACAGGACGCCGACTTTGAGATCTGAGTCTCTGTCTAGAGTCACGGGTGGCGAGGTTTTCCTAAAGCTGGAGGCTCTGCAGAAGACCGGCTCATTCAAGATAAGGGGGGCCTACTTCGCCATGCATAAATACATAAGGGAGGGGTACCGCGAGTTTATAACGGCTTCGTCGGGCAACCACGCGCAGGGAGTGGCGTACGCCGCTCAGCTACACGGCGTTAGGGCCACTGTGGTTATGCCTGAGACTACGCCGTGGTTGAAAGTAAAGAAGACGCAAGATTATGGTGCCACTGTGATTCTGCATGGGGAGAGCTACTACGAGGCTGAGATGAAGGCGATAGAGCTCGTGGGCGGCGGCGCCAAGTTTCTACATGCCTACAACGACTGGTACGTAATCTCGGGCCAGTCCACACTTGGCGTCGAGATTCTTGAGGATTTGGAGAGTGTGGATGTTGTGGTTGTGCCGGTGGGTGGGGGTGGGCTTATATCCGGCGTCGCGTACGCTGTAAAGAAGAGGAGACCTGGCGTGAGGGTGGTGGGGGTGCAGGCCAGCGGGGCGCCTGCGGTTTATCTCTCGCTGAAGGAGGGCGGGCTGGTTACCATTGACAGGGTGGACACAATCGCCGACGGCATCGCGGTGAAAAGGCCGGGGGACATTACGCTGAAGCTTATCCAGGAGTATGTAGACGACATTGTCTTGGTTGATGACAACGAGATTGTCGACGCCATCTACCTACTGCTGGAGAGGACGAGAGTGGTGGCCGAGGGCGCGGGGGCGGCAGCTGTGGCCGCCTTGATGTCGGGGAAGGTCGATGTGCGTGGGAAGAGGGCTGCGGCGGTGGTGTCCGGCGGCAACATAGACGCGCCGATTCTCATGCGGGTGTTGATGAAGGCCTTGGCGAGGCAGAGGCGTGTTGTTAGGCTCGTTGGGGAGGTGCCCGACAGACCTGGCACGCTGGCCAAGGCGTCGTCGCTACTGGCTTCTCACAACGTCAACATCTTGGAGGTGTACCACGAGCGTTACGATCCTGAGCAGAGGCCGAACTACGTGAGGCTTATATTCGTCGTGGAGATACCAGGCACTCTCGACATGTCGAAACTGCTGGATGAACTGGAGAGGAGCGGCTTCTACTTCAAGCTGGCTCCTCACTAA
- the alaXM gene encoding alanyl-tRNA editing protein AlaXM, with protein sequence MKTKLLYQEDSYVREFDATVLDVSGNEVVLDKTAFHDGTGGVEADSGFFVFGGERYSAKAAHKGGEVVHVLDRPPVFKPGDVVRGVVDWEKRYRKMRLHTAAHILSAVLYNRYNALITGGEITHEYARDDFNVEGDMAAVRKIFEEAVAEVNQIAQRGIEVRVYWLPREEALKIPGVVKLAEKMPPDLPTLRIVEIPGVDIQADGGPHVKNTKEIGTVKIIKVENRGRGKKRLYYTVE encoded by the coding sequence ATGAAGACCAAGTTGCTGTACCAAGAGGACTCTTACGTCAGGGAGTTCGACGCAACTGTGCTCGACGTGTCTGGGAACGAGGTGGTGCTGGACAAAACCGCGTTTCACGACGGGACTGGAGGCGTCGAGGCCGACAGCGGCTTTTTTGTGTTTGGAGGGGAGAGGTACAGCGCCAAGGCGGCTCACAAGGGTGGGGAGGTGGTGCACGTCTTGGATAGGCCGCCTGTTTTTAAGCCGGGCGACGTGGTGAGGGGCGTGGTGGACTGGGAGAAGCGGTATAGGAAAATGAGGCTCCACACGGCGGCGCATATACTATCTGCCGTTCTCTACAACAGGTACAACGCCTTGATTACAGGCGGCGAAATTACGCATGAATACGCCCGCGACGACTTCAACGTGGAGGGGGACATGGCCGCTGTGAGGAAGATATTCGAGGAGGCGGTTGCGGAGGTGAACCAGATAGCGCAACGGGGTATCGAGGTTAGGGTGTACTGGTTGCCGCGGGAGGAGGCGTTGAAGATCCCGGGGGTGGTGAAGCTGGCGGAGAAGATGCCGCCCGACCTCCCCACCCTCAGAATTGTGGAGATCCCCGGCGTGGATATACAAGCGGATGGGGGGCCCCACGTTAAGAACACGAAGGAGATAGGCACTGTTAAGATTATCAAGGTTGAGAACAGGGGGAGGGGGAAGAAGAGGCTTTACTACACTGTGGAGTAG
- a CDS encoding cation:proton antiporter, whose product MESPLGAASVSILLGVLFAYLLDRLEFPPFLGFFIAGVLTKYFLGVDLPEIYLQVLISLVAFEVGRQLGASGMSPAAFFAVILETAFIVGISVLIFRLAGFKTIEALAVALMLLSSSSLLVLKLTQGLPTEARNIAISLTTLEDTVLFFALSLLIGGTTVESLPVNLVVITILGGVSLALFSYIDRFIIGRDYALPFALATAFGFVYVVQYFRIASPYLGAFLAGYVFSRTDTRGVHTKEAAALSSLIIYTYMLAVGASLPTSGLNLVFFALSIAVALLAVFIRSVSVFFASLFITGNPRLSSSVAISTAHLSELSLTIPVLVHKFGVVKDPELVFALSIAPIFTLFIAPFVWRQRHLIERYVGSRMKELRSTVAYEKLYKVITRAFTTAAKLAILMVVVALAFSYMGVLSLIVLIPLSYFLSKYFREIYNDLLIALREYEGARYGSAAVLISTSALALYVTIALLSPTLEAHVYVIGLIIAVLTYTLYVVYRELQRERDRRLSSSTTTR is encoded by the coding sequence GTGGAGTCTCCGCTGGGCGCCGCCTCGGTTTCGATACTCCTCGGAGTTTTATTCGCCTATCTCCTCGACAGATTAGAGTTCCCGCCGTTTCTGGGTTTTTTCATAGCCGGCGTCTTGACTAAGTATTTCCTAGGCGTCGACTTGCCCGAGATATATCTCCAAGTCCTCATATCGCTGGTTGCGTTTGAGGTAGGGCGCCAGCTGGGGGCGAGCGGCATGTCGCCGGCGGCTTTCTTCGCGGTCATTCTAGAAACTGCGTTTATCGTCGGCATCTCAGTTTTAATATTTAGACTCGCCGGGTTTAAGACTATAGAGGCCCTGGCTGTGGCTTTAATGTTGCTGAGCTCGTCTAGCCTGCTCGTGCTGAAACTTACCCAAGGCCTCCCCACAGAGGCTAGGAACATCGCCATATCTCTCACAACGCTGGAGGACACAGTGCTCTTTTTTGCGCTGAGCCTCCTCATCGGCGGGACGACCGTGGAGAGCCTCCCCGTCAATCTCGTAGTAATAACTATCCTCGGTGGCGTATCCCTCGCGTTGTTCTCCTATATAGATAGGTTTATAATTGGACGTGACTACGCCCTGCCTTTTGCCTTAGCTACGGCATTTGGTTTTGTCTACGTGGTGCAGTACTTCCGCATAGCCTCTCCCTATCTCGGAGCCTTTCTAGCTGGTTACGTTTTTTCCAGGACGGATACGCGCGGCGTACATACAAAAGAGGCGGCAGCCCTCTCCAGCCTAATAATCTACACATACATGCTAGCCGTAGGCGCCTCCCTCCCGACGTCTGGGCTAAATTTGGTGTTTTTTGCCCTCAGCATAGCCGTGGCGTTGCTAGCCGTGTTTATCAGATCAGTATCAGTCTTCTTCGCCTCGTTATTTATAACAGGCAACCCAAGGCTCTCCTCAAGCGTCGCCATCTCAACTGCCCACCTCTCGGAACTCTCCTTGACGATCCCCGTTCTTGTTCATAAATTCGGCGTTGTGAAAGACCCAGAGCTTGTATTTGCCCTCTCCATCGCTCCGATATTTACGCTATTTATAGCCCCCTTTGTATGGCGGCAACGCCACCTCATTGAGAGATACGTGGGAAGCCGCATGAAAGAATTGAGATCCACTGTGGCTTATGAAAAACTCTACAAGGTGATTACCCGCGCCTTTACAACCGCGGCCAAGCTGGCGATTCTTATGGTGGTCGTTGCGCTTGCCTTTAGTTACATGGGCGTGCTGTCTCTTATAGTCTTGATACCCTTATCCTACTTCCTCTCAAAGTACTTTAGAGAGATTTACAACGATCTATTGATAGCACTGAGGGAATACGAGGGGGCGCGATACGGTAGCGCGGCTGTGTTGATCTCCACGTCAGCCCTGGCGCTCTACGTGACAATTGCGCTACTGTCTCCGACACTGGAGGCACACGTCTACGTCATTGGGCTGATAATCGCGGTGCTCACCTATACCCTCTACGTAGTCTACCGGGAGTTACAGAGAGAGCGCGATAGGCGGTTGAGCTCCTCGACGACTACGCGGTAG
- a CDS encoding zinc ribbon domain-containing protein, which produces MIFVTEDLGEKPQEEMVEDKRSPQLKHRIKQTPMKAVVDKTADKAAERGLRLVLVSSYRNSKTCPVHGEEMSFPLGSKTGLCPRGHWVHRDVAAVLNIMRRAAERLEPRYAEAVKRALSAVDVKALGEWSRSALEAERVSQTKRPAVLARASPMTPVHEGGGRGCR; this is translated from the coding sequence GTGATCTTCGTCACTGAGGATCTAGGCGAGAAGCCGCAGGAGGAGATGGTAGAGGACAAGAGGAGTCCGCAACTCAAACACCGCATAAAGCAGACGCCTATGAAGGCAGTAGTCGACAAGACAGCCGACAAGGCCGCGGAGCGCGGCCTGAGGCTAGTGCTGGTTTCTTCGTACAGGAACTCCAAGACATGCCCAGTACACGGCGAGGAGATGTCGTTCCCCCTCGGCTCCAAGACAGGCCTCTGCCCGAGGGGGCACTGGGTTCACCGAGACGTCGCGGCCGTCCTCAACATCATGAGGAGAGCCGCGGAGAGGCTTGAGCCTAGATACGCAGAGGCGGTTAAGAGAGCCCTATCCGCAGTAGACGTGAAGGCGCTGGGGGAGTGGTCCAGATCCGCGCTAGAGGCTGAAAGAGTGTCCCAAACCAAACGGCCCGCCGTGCTGGCCCGGGCCAGCCCCATGACCCCCGTCCACGAGGGCGGGGGACGAGGGTGCCGATGA
- a CDS encoding HD domain-containing protein, giving the protein MEKELVYEVGVKLIDRIIPDSDRVRKVWELLTSDVEVQAYLKMANVFAVQRLRYNDHGPVHSRIVAGSALAIYKILADKGFKPSVVADGVGDWEDSMVVTLMGAYLHDIGNSVHRTHHPIYSALLTDRIAEKILSKVYGNTEKMYMLKQEVMHAVFCHDEAYNCLTFEAACAKIADGTDMSSGRARYPYRAGKNDIHALSALAIERVELVANETRPLAINVHMTNETGIFQIDTVLGQKIATSGLAPYVEVRAFTKGKLFAVRTFETTHRIDSRPTVK; this is encoded by the coding sequence GTGGAGAAAGAGCTTGTATATGAAGTTGGCGTGAAGCTGATCGATAGAATTATCCCAGACAGCGATAGGGTTAGAAAGGTGTGGGAGCTCCTTACGTCTGATGTGGAGGTCCAGGCGTATCTAAAAATGGCCAACGTCTTCGCCGTACAGAGGCTACGGTACAACGACCATGGCCCAGTCCACTCGAGAATTGTGGCTGGCAGCGCCCTGGCTATATACAAAATTCTCGCCGACAAGGGGTTCAAGCCCAGCGTCGTCGCCGACGGCGTGGGCGACTGGGAGGACTCCATGGTGGTGACTCTGATGGGCGCCTATCTACACGACATTGGAAACTCGGTACACAGAACCCACCACCCCATTTACTCCGCCTTGCTGACAGACAGAATTGCCGAGAAGATTCTGTCGAAGGTGTACGGCAACACAGAGAAGATGTACATGCTCAAGCAAGAGGTGATGCACGCCGTGTTCTGCCACGACGAGGCGTACAACTGCCTCACGTTTGAGGCGGCCTGCGCCAAGATTGCAGACGGGACAGATATGAGTAGCGGCAGGGCTAGGTATCCCTACAGAGCTGGGAAAAACGACATACACGCGCTGAGCGCCCTGGCTATAGAACGGGTAGAACTCGTAGCAAACGAAACCAGGCCCCTAGCCATCAACGTACACATGACAAACGAGACTGGTATATTTCAGATAGACACCGTTCTGGGCCAGAAAATTGCCACCTCCGGCCTGGCGCCCTACGTAGAGGTGAGGGCCTTCACAAAAGGAAAGCTATTTGCAGTCAGGACGTTTGAAACCACGCACCGAATAGATAGTAGACCAACGGTAAAGTAG
- the cutA gene encoding divalent-cation tolerance protein CutA, translating into MYTTVFITAPDRESGKKIARHILDRRLAACVNMSPVSSMYWWDGKIEEADEVLLIVKTSADKLEELIKEVKSVHPYQVPEIIALPISGGYREYLKWVERETHA; encoded by the coding sequence ATGTATACAACTGTATTTATTACAGCTCCAGATAGGGAGAGTGGTAAGAAAATAGCTAGGCATATTTTGGATAGGAGGCTTGCGGCTTGTGTCAACATGTCGCCGGTGAGTTCAATGTATTGGTGGGATGGAAAGATTGAGGAGGCCGACGAGGTTCTCCTAATAGTCAAGACCAGCGCAGATAAGTTGGAAGAGCTTATAAAAGAGGTGAAGTCTGTACACCCCTACCAGGTGCCCGAGATAATAGCGTTGCCCATATCGGGGGGCTACAGGGAGTATTTAAAATGGGTCGAGCGGGAGACCCATGCCTAG
- a CDS encoding 2,3-bisphosphoglycerate-independent phosphoglycerate mutase yields the protein MPSVLWILFDGGGDRPSGGKTPFYVAFKPTIDYLTSLGSCGVLDPVSPGVRPGSDTAHLALFGYDPYRYYTGRGAFEALGADVALKPGDVAFRTNLATVDDADVVLDRRAGRYIAPEEARAVEELMSKIGEEVGRRYGVEVLYKSTVEHRGVLVLRGAVSHKVSDTDPHKVGAKIMQSVPLDNSKEAALTAEVVNEITRRFREASREMEVNKARRLQGRLPINAILLRGGGYMPHIEPIRERYNIRAAAIAGVALIRGVARAVGMDVYTAPGLGGTKDDVFDNAVKLAVDLMSTYDLVFLHVKGTDSTSHDGDFGGKVSVIERLDKALAPYLDNLLKNYVVVTSDHATPVSVREHTGEPVPILLYGPDVVADDVGKFSELTCWRGALGRLRGIDVMPILGSYLTLTEKFGE from the coding sequence ATGCCTAGCGTCTTGTGGATTCTATTCGACGGCGGGGGGGACAGGCCGAGTGGCGGAAAGACGCCGTTTTACGTAGCCTTCAAGCCCACGATAGACTACCTAACATCTCTCGGGTCGTGCGGCGTGTTGGATCCCGTGTCTCCCGGCGTCAGGCCTGGCTCCGACACGGCGCATCTAGCCCTATTTGGATACGACCCGTATAGGTACTACACGGGGCGCGGTGCCTTTGAGGCCCTCGGGGCAGACGTGGCGCTGAAGCCCGGCGACGTGGCATTCCGGACAAACCTAGCCACAGTCGACGACGCGGACGTGGTGCTGGATAGACGTGCGGGCCGCTACATAGCGCCCGAGGAGGCCAGGGCCGTGGAGGAGTTGATGAGTAAGATAGGCGAGGAGGTGGGGCGGAGGTACGGCGTCGAGGTGTTGTACAAATCCACGGTGGAGCACAGGGGGGTTCTGGTGCTGAGAGGGGCGGTGAGCCACAAGGTAAGCGATACGGATCCGCACAAGGTCGGGGCCAAGATTATGCAGTCGGTGCCTCTTGACAACAGTAAAGAGGCGGCCCTCACGGCGGAGGTTGTTAACGAAATTACGAGACGCTTCAGAGAGGCGTCGAGGGAGATGGAGGTGAACAAGGCCAGGAGGTTGCAGGGACGTCTGCCGATAAACGCAATTCTCCTCAGGGGCGGCGGCTACATGCCGCATATAGAGCCCATCAGGGAGAGGTACAACATCAGGGCGGCCGCCATCGCGGGGGTTGCGTTAATCAGAGGCGTGGCGCGGGCGGTGGGCATGGATGTATACACAGCGCCCGGCCTCGGCGGGACGAAGGACGACGTCTTTGACAATGCGGTTAAGCTCGCCGTGGATCTCATGTCTACGTATGACCTGGTGTTTCTACACGTCAAGGGGACAGACAGCACCAGCCACGACGGGGACTTCGGCGGGAAGGTGTCTGTCATCGAGAGGCTGGACAAGGCGCTGGCCCCGTATCTAGACAACCTGTTGAAGAACTACGTCGTGGTCACCTCAGACCACGCCACTCCAGTCAGCGTGAGGGAGCACACAGGCGAGCCCGTGCCGATACTTCTCTACGGACCCGACGTCGTTGCCGACGACGTGGGAAAATTCTCAGAGCTCACGTGTTGGAGAGGCGCCTTGGGGAGGCTGAGGGGCATAGACGTCATGCCGATT